A single region of the Wenzhouxiangella sp. XN24 genome encodes:
- a CDS encoding helix-turn-helix transcriptional regulator: MSIRINLDIELARQKMSLTELSQRVGVSMTNLSLLKTGKVKAIRFSTLEAICRALDCQPGDLLEYVPDGPHGDPR, encoded by the coding sequence ATGAGCATCCGCATCAACCTCGATATCGAGCTGGCCCGGCAAAAAATGTCGCTGACGGAACTGTCGCAGCGAGTGGGCGTTTCGATGACCAACCTGTCCCTGCTCAAGACCGGCAAGGTCAAGGCGATCCGCTTCAGCACGCTCGAAGCCATCTGTCGGGCGCTGGATTGCCAGCCCGGCGACCTGCTCGAGTACGTCCCCGACGGTCCGCATGGAGACCCACGATGA